The sequence below is a genomic window from Mycobacterium spongiae.
CCGATCGTGCCCTGGGAGCTCGGCGTCGACTTGAGATTGACGTCTTGGATAGTGATCTGGACCTTCATGCCTTTGGCATCACGTATCTGGTTGCCTGCGGTCTCAACCGAAATGTTGGTGAAGTGGCGCGTGGCGACCTGCCACAGCAGCAGTGGCGCGACCCCGAACGAGGCCGTGGCTTGATCGTTGACCTCGCATGCCACCGCCTCGGCGACCTTGCTATTGGCGACGTGGCGAGCGTAGAGCTCGCCAGCGATCAGCCCGGCAACCAGGAGCGAAAAGACGATGATGAGGACCAGAAAAATGGTTAGCGGGTCCCGACGGGAGCGTCGCTTGGTTTTCACCGTTGCTGGCTCTTCCGGCGGCTTAGCCGTCTGAGCCGATGGCGCCGCCGATGTGCGGGGCGATGATTGGGAACTGGGTCGCGCCGCCGCGGCATTGGCGGCAGCCAGTTGTTCGGTTTGTGACTCGGCCTGCTGCGGCGACTGAGCAGGCAAAGTCGGTGATTCCTCGACCCGAGCACCGCCGGGCTCGCCGGGGCGAAGCCGCCCGGTTGATGGATCGGACTGTGCCGAAGGACGGGAGTGAGGGTCGCGCCCGCTCGCGGGTGAAGGACCTGGATCCCCGGGACGTGCCCACTTTGTTGGGTCGCTCGCTGGTCCTTGCGGGTTAGTCACCCACGCGATTCTGCCCTATCAAGCTGAACGAAGTGTGAGTGGTTGCGCAGCACTGCGAGGTTGTCGCGGGCGGCGGCGACGTTGTCGACGTCGATGTCGGCGACTAGCAGTTGCTGCCGGGTACCAGCCGCCGCAACCGTCTCGCCCAGCGGTGAGGCGACCAGGCTCCCGCCCACTCCGGTGGGCGCTTTCGAGC
It includes:
- a CDS encoding LmeA family phospholipid-binding protein is translated as MTNPQGPASDPTKWARPGDPGPSPASGRDPHSRPSAQSDPSTGRLRPGEPGGARVEESPTLPAQSPQQAESQTEQLAAANAAAARPSSQSSPRTSAAPSAQTAKPPEEPATVKTKRRSRRDPLTIFLVLIIVFSLLVAGLIAGELYARHVANSKVAEAVACEVNDQATASFGVAPLLLWQVATRHFTNISVETAGNQIRDAKGMKVQITIQDVNLKSTPSSQGTIGALDATITWSSEGIKESVQNAIPVLGAFVTSAVITHPADGTIELKGMLNDIVAKPKVSGNGIALEIISFNTLGFSLPREIVQSTLNDFTATLTKNYPLGIHADSVQVTPTGVISHFSTRDAAIPIGTQNPCFANL